One Trichosurus vulpecula isolate mTriVul1 chromosome 7, mTriVul1.pri, whole genome shotgun sequence genomic region harbors:
- the LOC118856020 gene encoding 60S ribosomal protein L30-like translates to MVATKKMKKSLESINSRFQIVMKSGKYMLGYKHTLKMIREGKAKLVVLGNNCPALRKSEIEYYATLAKTGIHRYGGNNIELGTACGKYYRVCTLAIIDPGDSDIIRSMPEQTNEK, encoded by the coding sequence ATGGTGGccacaaagaagatgaaaaagtcgCTGGAGTCCATCAACTCGAGGTTCCAGATAGTCATGAAAAGCGGCAAATACATGCTAGGATACAAACACACCCTCAAAATGATCCGAGAAGGCAAAGCCAAATTAGTCGTCTTAGGCAACAACTGCCCAGCCTTGAGGAAATCAGAGATTGAATATTATGCTACGTTGGCCAAAACTGGTATACATCGCTACGGTGGCAATAACATTGAATTGGGTACAGCATGTGGGAAGTACTACAGAGTATGTACACTGGCTATCATTGATCCAGGTGATTCTGATATCATTAGAAGCATGCCAGAACAGACCAATGAAAAGTAA